One genomic region from Marinomonas maritima encodes:
- a CDS encoding glucose/quinate/shikimate family membrane-bound PQQ-dependent dehydrogenase: MIIFSVLFVVIGVVLLLGGGWLFTLGGSLYYFIAGVALIAVSALLRKRNRFANLLYAVFLVGTLMWSIDESGLSWWPLATRMGLFLVLAIPLLLLAFIKRGRGWRVLFPVWLATVVVTMSPLMMTPPTTVEGQLTRSVTTSNADLGNVDEGNWDAYGRSNLGQRFSPLDQITPDNADQLQLAWQYQTGDKKGPKDVGETTYEATPLKLGNALYVCTPHNWVVALNADTGEEQWVYDAKVPAESQRQHQTCRGVSYLPPSNGDQLPPIQKTSAPAESLSAMQCDAQLFLPTSDARLIAIDPTTGAKCANFAKNGELDLMHNMPFKQSGYYYSTSPPLVAGGVVIVAGSVNDNYDVNSPSGVIRAYDVKTGELKWNWDSGYPEDTTPIGPDETYATSSPNSWSVASADEKLGLAYFPMGNRTPDQLGMYRSPAEEKYATSVVALSLETGQVAWVQQFVHHDLWDMDTPAQPSLLDLDTPTGKQPALVVPTKQGDIYVLNRATGKPIFPITEEPAPQGAIPGDYTAQTQPTSGLSFKPAKLTEADMWGATPLDQLMCRIEFKQLRYEGRYTPPSEQGSIVYPGNFGVFNWGSIAVDPKRQQLFGMPLYLAFTSTLVPKKGLDLSGANKGEQGVNSNEGAEYAVELKPFLSPLGIPCQQPPWGYVTGVDLKTGKTAWKHQNGTIEDMTPFKLPIEMGVPGIGGPIITNGGVVFMAATVDDYLRAYDLSNGKELWKGRLPAGGQATPMTYLNSEGEQMVVQVAGGHGSIGTTIGDYVVAYKLKK, from the coding sequence ATGATAATTTTTTCGGTGCTGTTTGTTGTTATCGGCGTGGTTTTACTGCTTGGCGGTGGTTGGCTGTTTACATTGGGCGGTAGTCTTTATTATTTTATTGCAGGTGTGGCACTTATTGCGGTGTCTGCTTTACTTCGGAAACGTAATAGATTCGCGAATCTGCTTTATGCTGTTTTTTTAGTTGGCACGTTAATGTGGTCGATTGATGAGTCTGGTCTTAGCTGGTGGCCTTTAGCGACACGAATGGGGCTCTTTTTGGTTTTGGCGATTCCTTTGTTGTTGCTTGCTTTTATTAAACGCGGTCGTGGTTGGCGGGTTTTATTTCCTGTTTGGCTAGCGACAGTCGTGGTGACGATGTCCCCTTTAATGATGACACCGCCAACAACGGTGGAAGGTCAGCTTACACGCTCTGTTACGACGTCCAATGCGGATCTGGGCAACGTGGATGAAGGCAATTGGGATGCTTATGGTCGTAGCAATTTAGGTCAGCGATTCTCTCCCTTAGATCAAATTACACCGGATAACGCTGATCAGTTGCAATTGGCGTGGCAGTATCAAACGGGCGATAAAAAAGGCCCAAAGGATGTGGGTGAAACCACTTATGAAGCAACGCCGCTGAAATTGGGTAATGCGCTTTATGTCTGTACTCCTCATAACTGGGTCGTGGCATTAAATGCCGACACGGGTGAAGAACAGTGGGTTTACGATGCGAAAGTGCCAGCAGAAAGCCAGCGACAGCATCAGACGTGTCGAGGTGTGTCCTATTTACCACCGTCGAATGGGGATCAACTTCCTCCTATTCAAAAAACATCAGCGCCGGCTGAAAGCCTGAGCGCAATGCAGTGCGATGCTCAATTGTTCTTACCAACGTCCGATGCTCGTCTTATTGCGATCGATCCGACAACGGGTGCGAAATGTGCTAACTTTGCCAAAAATGGCGAGTTGGATCTGATGCACAACATGCCGTTTAAGCAGTCTGGTTATTATTATTCAACATCGCCGCCATTAGTGGCTGGTGGGGTAGTAATTGTCGCGGGTTCTGTGAATGACAATTATGATGTGAACTCTCCGTCTGGCGTGATTCGAGCTTATGATGTGAAAACAGGTGAGTTGAAATGGAACTGGGATTCTGGTTATCCAGAAGATACAACACCGATAGGTCCAGACGAAACTTATGCGACAAGCTCGCCAAATAGTTGGTCGGTTGCCAGTGCTGATGAAAAGCTTGGCTTGGCGTATTTCCCAATGGGGAATCGCACGCCAGATCAGCTCGGCATGTATCGTAGTCCTGCGGAAGAAAAATACGCAACGTCTGTGGTTGCGTTGAGTCTTGAAACGGGTCAGGTTGCTTGGGTTCAGCAGTTTGTTCATCATGACTTATGGGATATGGACACGCCAGCGCAGCCTTCTTTACTGGACTTAGACACACCAACAGGCAAGCAACCTGCTTTGGTTGTTCCTACGAAGCAGGGTGATATTTATGTTTTAAACAGAGCCACAGGGAAGCCAATTTTCCCGATAACCGAAGAACCGGCTCCACAAGGTGCGATTCCCGGTGATTATACGGCGCAGACTCAACCAACCTCTGGATTGTCTTTTAAACCGGCTAAATTAACAGAAGCGGATATGTGGGGTGCGACACCATTGGATCAATTGATGTGTCGGATTGAATTTAAACAGCTACGTTATGAAGGCCGTTATACGCCACCGTCAGAACAAGGCTCTATTGTTTACCCTGGAAACTTTGGTGTTTTTAACTGGGGCAGTATCGCCGTTGACCCTAAACGTCAGCAATTATTTGGTATGCCCTTGTACCTTGCTTTTACATCTACTTTAGTGCCAAAAAAAGGCTTAGATTTAAGCGGAGCTAATAAAGGTGAGCAGGGTGTCAATTCTAATGAAGGCGCTGAGTATGCGGTTGAGTTAAAACCTTTCCTTTCGCCCTTGGGTATTCCTTGTCAGCAACCACCTTGGGGTTATGTTACAGGGGTGGATCTTAAAACAGGAAAAACAGCTTGGAAGCATCAAAACGGTACGATTGAAGATATGACGCCGTTTAAACTACCAATCGAAATGGGAGTGCCCGGTATTGGTGGCCCAATCATTACGAATGGTGGAGTCGTCTTTATGGCGGCAACGGTTGATGATTATTTACGCGCTTATGACCTTTCTAATGGTAAAGAATTATGGAAAGGGCGTTTACCCGCAGGAGGCCAAGCAACGCCTATGACGTATTTAAACAGTGAAGGCGAACAAATGGTGGTTCAAGTCGCAGGTGGTCATGGTTCCATTGGTACGACCATTGGTGACTATGTAGTTGCTTACAAACTGAAAAAATAG
- a CDS encoding Na+/H+ antiporter NhaC family protein, producing MTSKSPLALLPLLLFLVLFVGSGLWYQSQGVDFAFYQISAPVAILPAIALAILLGKGHFDQRIETFIKGVGDNTIITMILIYLLAGAFASVAKSVGGVDATVNFGLGVVPPSLLLPGLFVITAFVATSMGTSMGTIAAIAPIAIGVAEAADLSLLLTVGTVIGGAMFGDNLSIISDTTIAATRTQGCDMRDKFRMNFKIALPAAVVTLIWLYFQSGEATIADIQDYDLIRILPYVAVLGLAVAGVNVILVLFSGIIMAGVIGLTMQADYSVASWSSDIYAGYTGMQEILILSLLIGGLGALMKSQGGLDWLVSAIERISRVLGAKAGSTRAGELSISASVALTNLCTANNTVSILINGSVAKNIAQRYNVDPKRSASLLDIFSCVVQGILPYGAQILLASSLASVSPLDLIGYVQYSWILAVAALISIFIGWPKGAK from the coding sequence ATGACTTCTAAATCTCCTCTGGCGCTCTTGCCGTTGTTACTTTTTCTTGTTCTTTTTGTGGGCAGTGGGCTTTGGTATCAGTCCCAAGGTGTGGACTTTGCCTTCTATCAAATATCCGCCCCAGTGGCTATTTTGCCTGCGATTGCCTTGGCGATTTTATTAGGTAAAGGGCACTTTGATCAACGCATTGAAACCTTCATTAAAGGCGTTGGTGACAATACGATCATCACCATGATTTTAATTTATTTGCTAGCAGGCGCATTTGCTAGCGTGGCTAAAAGTGTGGGCGGTGTGGATGCAACCGTAAACTTTGGTTTAGGCGTGGTTCCGCCTTCGCTGTTATTGCCTGGATTGTTTGTGATTACGGCTTTTGTGGCAACGTCGATGGGAACGTCAATGGGTACCATTGCCGCGATTGCTCCTATTGCCATTGGTGTGGCAGAAGCCGCTGATTTGTCGCTATTGCTGACGGTTGGTACGGTGATTGGTGGCGCTATGTTCGGCGATAACCTGTCGATTATTTCGGATACCACAATTGCTGCGACGCGCACTCAAGGCTGTGACATGCGTGATAAATTCCGCATGAATTTTAAAATTGCTTTGCCTGCCGCAGTGGTGACCTTGATTTGGTTGTACTTTCAGAGTGGTGAGGCAACGATTGCCGATATTCAAGACTACGACTTAATTCGAATACTGCCTTATGTAGCGGTATTAGGCTTAGCGGTGGCCGGTGTCAATGTGATATTGGTATTGTTCAGTGGCATTATCATGGCGGGTGTGATTGGTCTGACGATGCAGGCTGATTATTCCGTCGCGTCTTGGTCATCTGATATTTATGCTGGCTACACAGGCATGCAGGAAATTTTAATCTTGTCTTTGTTGATTGGTGGCCTTGGGGCGTTAATGAAGTCCCAAGGTGGTTTGGATTGGCTGGTGAGTGCTATTGAACGCATCAGTCGTGTTTTGGGCGCTAAAGCAGGATCGACACGAGCGGGTGAATTAAGTATCAGTGCCTCAGTGGCGTTAACCAATTTATGTACGGCTAACAATACGGTGTCTATTTTGATTAATGGCTCCGTCGCTAAAAACATTGCCCAGCGATACAATGTTGACCCTAAGCGCAGTGCGAGTTTGTTGGATATTTTTTCCTGTGTCGTACAAGGAATATTGCCTTATGGTGCGCAGATACTCTTGGCGTCTTCGTTGGCTAGTGTGTCTCCGCTAGATCTGATTGGTTATGTTCAATACAGTTGGATATTGGCGGTTGCTGCGTTAATTTCCATTTTTATTGGTTGGCCTAAAGGCGCGAAATAA
- a CDS encoding TetR/AcrR family transcriptional regulator: MRISKQPCSSDQRKQRIIDATEQHVLIKGFHKASMSEIAKSAELSVGQIYRYFAHKDDIICALVEQFTQRKLQFMASFLDKKDWLDRHFTESSLDNNNMRIMHAEIKAEAARNPVISIIYTESHTLLQKRAITIMKQLYPSMDEKEAMARIEMLITLKEGLLVRWDFQPRPFSKEIRQMYNQILDTILPD, from the coding sequence ATGAGAATCAGTAAACAGCCATGCAGTAGCGACCAACGAAAACAGCGCATTATTGATGCCACAGAGCAGCATGTGCTAATTAAAGGCTTTCATAAAGCCAGTATGAGCGAAATTGCAAAGTCAGCAGAGCTCAGTGTAGGTCAAATTTATCGCTATTTTGCCCATAAAGATGACATTATTTGTGCGTTGGTAGAGCAGTTTACGCAAAGAAAATTGCAGTTTATGGCTTCTTTTTTAGATAAGAAAGATTGGTTAGATAGGCACTTTACGGAAAGCAGTCTAGATAATAACAACATGAGAATAATGCACGCAGAAATAAAAGCGGAAGCAGCTCGAAATCCAGTGATATCGATTATTTATACTGAGTCACACACGCTGTTACAAAAGCGAGCCATTACTATTATGAAACAGCTCTATCCCTCTATGGATGAAAAAGAGGCCATGGCTCGTATTGAAATGCTCATAACGTTAAAAGAAGGACTACTGGTTCGCTGGGACTTTCAACCAAGACCATTCAGCAAAGAAATACGCCAAATGTACAACCAAATACTTGATACTATTTTGCCTGATTAG
- a CDS encoding efflux RND transporter periplasmic adaptor subunit produces MLSKFKYASSLLLVLLLAGCQEDAPKPAGASSAPKPKIQVGIVTIQPQKTDLMTELPGRTTSSLVAEIRPQVGGIVKKRFFEEGQDVKTGELLYELDDSTYVSSYKQAQADLESTNASLKSAQLKNERYTALRKQNNVSQQDLDDARVAFLEARAKQKGSEAALENAKINLSYTKIKAPIDGRIGISQVTVGALVTGSQATVMTTVRSLDPIFVDLAQTSLDQLKQRNFLSQDGVEKGSNKVSLVLEDGSKYQYEGTLKAREVSVNESTGSVTLRAQFPNPDNLLLPGMFVRGLIHELTHNAALLVPQQGVSRDVKGNPIALIVNKDNIVESRILTVERTIENQWLVLAGINAGEKVIVEGSLKVRAGDEVTTVDMKRDSKTGAIVAANASGTSAQGN; encoded by the coding sequence ATGTTGTCTAAATTTAAATATGCTTCAAGTTTGTTGCTTGTTCTATTACTGGCTGGCTGTCAGGAGGACGCTCCTAAGCCTGCTGGTGCGTCATCTGCTCCTAAACCTAAAATTCAAGTCGGCATTGTTACGATTCAGCCTCAAAAAACAGACCTAATGACTGAACTACCTGGACGTACAACTTCTAGTTTAGTGGCAGAAATTCGTCCTCAAGTTGGCGGGATTGTAAAAAAACGTTTTTTTGAAGAAGGGCAGGATGTTAAGACTGGAGAGTTACTTTATGAGCTTGATGACTCTACGTACGTCTCTTCTTATAAGCAAGCGCAAGCGGATCTAGAGTCTACTAACGCCAGCTTAAAATCGGCGCAGCTTAAAAATGAGCGTTATACCGCTTTACGCAAACAAAATAACGTCTCACAGCAAGATCTTGATGACGCACGTGTTGCTTTTTTGGAAGCAAGAGCTAAACAAAAAGGGTCAGAAGCCGCGTTAGAAAATGCCAAAATCAATTTAAGCTATACCAAAATTAAAGCGCCTATTGATGGGCGAATTGGTATTTCTCAGGTGACGGTTGGTGCATTGGTAACCGGCAGTCAAGCCACAGTGATGACGACCGTTCGATCTTTAGATCCTATCTTTGTAGATTTAGCGCAAACCAGTTTGGATCAATTGAAGCAACGAAATTTCTTATCCCAAGATGGTGTTGAAAAAGGTTCAAACAAAGTGTCTTTAGTGCTAGAAGACGGTTCCAAATACCAATACGAAGGAACGTTAAAAGCGCGTGAAGTGAGTGTTAATGAATCTACGGGCAGTGTCACTCTACGAGCCCAATTCCCAAACCCAGATAACCTTTTATTACCGGGCATGTTTGTGCGTGGTTTGATCCATGAACTTACGCACAATGCGGCGCTTTTAGTGCCACAGCAGGGAGTTTCTCGAGACGTGAAAGGCAATCCTATCGCGCTGATTGTTAATAAAGATAACATTGTTGAGAGTCGCATTTTGACCGTTGAGCGTACGATTGAAAATCAATGGTTGGTTCTTGCAGGTATTAATGCTGGCGAGAAGGTCATTGTTGAAGGTTCATTGAAAGTGAGAGCGGGAGATGAAGTGACGACTGTTGATATGAAACGAGACAGTAAAACCGGCGCTATTGTCGCAGCCAATGCCAGTGGCACTTCGGCTCAAGGGAATTAA
- a CDS encoding efflux RND transporter permease subunit — protein sequence MLAQFFINRPVFAWVISIAIMLAGLASITTLPIAQYPNVAPPSVNISATYSGASAETVENSVTQILEQQLTGLDGLLYFSSSSSSSGRSSINVTFEQGTDADIAQVQIQNKIQQVTANLPTSVQQSGVTVRKSNSDFLMVAAIYDETDKDSANDISDFLVSSVQDSVSRVSGVGSLQVFGAQYAMRVWLDPLKLASYKLMPSDVSAAISAQNTQVAAGSLGAYPVKQGQELNVTVTAQSKLQTAEQFKEIILAYDDSGATVRLSDVANVELGSESYGYIPRLNGHPASGMAVMLAPGANALSTSEAVKKVLNNLSGSLPDGYKLSFPVDNTDFIKISIEEVVKTLVEAIILVIIVMFIFLQNWRATLIPAIAVPVVLLGTFGVLELFGFSINTLTMFGIVLSIGLLVDDAIVVVENVERVMEEEKLSPKEATIKSMKEITSALIGIAVVLSAVFLPMAFFSGSTGVIYRQFSITIVASMTLSVIVALTLTPALCATLLKPNHGASNKSLGGWFNRNFDRATNKYFGGVSKIIKQPVRWMLGYGIIVAGLSGLMMTLPSGFLPTEDQGRVMVMVSLPEGAGMSRTDKVMRQVEEHFLETEKSNVDAIFTISGFNFMGSGQNAGMAFIALKDWSQRVGPANSASAIVGRSYGAFAGLRDARIFSLIPPSIQGLGQSSGFTFQLQASGNTDRATLLTMRDALLQNANASKLLTGVRLGSDSEAPQLHIDIDQEKASALGLSMSDISATLSSAWAGRYVNDFIDRGRVKTVYMQGEAEYRSSPEDLQHWYVRGNDNTMTPFSAFAKSEWTYGPKSLSRFNGLASYEIQGAGAAGVSSGAAMDELQRVSDSMSGGVMGSWSGLSYQERLSDGQTQTLYAISILVVFLCLAALYESWTVPLSVILVIPLGVIGAAAAAHIRGLENDVYFQVALLTTIGLSSKNAILIVEFAEAAYRRGANVWDAAAQAARLRLRPIIMTSMAFIVGTLPLALSSGAGANSRISIGSGIVGGTLTATILAIFFVPLFFVIVRRIFPKRPEDLSTKENVE from the coding sequence ATGTTAGCTCAATTTTTTATAAATCGACCGGTTTTTGCGTGGGTTATTTCCATCGCAATCATGCTGGCAGGTCTTGCATCAATCACGACCTTACCAATCGCTCAGTATCCTAATGTAGCGCCTCCATCGGTTAATATTTCCGCTACTTATTCAGGTGCATCGGCTGAGACTGTTGAGAACAGCGTGACACAAATATTAGAACAGCAACTTACGGGTCTAGATGGCTTGCTGTACTTTTCCTCATCAAGTAGCTCTAGTGGCCGTTCCAGTATTAATGTGACATTTGAGCAAGGTACGGATGCGGACATTGCTCAGGTTCAAATACAGAATAAAATTCAGCAAGTGACGGCAAATTTACCAACATCAGTACAGCAAAGTGGTGTCACGGTTAGAAAATCAAATTCTGATTTTTTAATGGTGGCTGCGATTTACGATGAAACAGACAAAGACTCGGCAAATGACATTTCAGATTTTCTCGTATCGAGTGTTCAGGATTCTGTTTCTCGTGTGAGCGGGGTGGGTAGTCTTCAGGTTTTTGGTGCTCAATATGCCATGCGTGTGTGGCTAGACCCTTTAAAACTAGCGTCTTACAAATTAATGCCTTCTGACGTGTCAGCTGCCATTTCTGCACAAAATACTCAAGTAGCCGCGGGCAGCTTAGGTGCTTATCCTGTGAAGCAGGGACAGGAATTAAACGTCACTGTGACGGCGCAATCTAAATTGCAAACGGCGGAACAGTTTAAAGAGATTATTTTGGCGTATGACGACAGTGGCGCTACTGTTCGTTTAAGCGATGTGGCGAATGTTGAGTTAGGCAGTGAATCGTATGGCTATATTCCGCGTTTGAATGGCCACCCAGCTTCGGGAATGGCGGTTATGTTGGCACCGGGTGCGAACGCATTATCGACGTCCGAAGCGGTTAAAAAGGTATTGAATAATTTATCCGGTAGTCTTCCTGATGGTTACAAACTGTCTTTCCCTGTTGATAATACCGACTTTATTAAAATATCCATTGAAGAAGTGGTTAAGACACTGGTTGAAGCCATTATCTTAGTTATCATCGTTATGTTCATCTTTTTACAGAACTGGCGTGCAACATTAATTCCTGCGATTGCGGTTCCTGTGGTGCTATTAGGTACTTTTGGTGTATTGGAACTGTTTGGCTTTTCGATTAATACCTTAACCATGTTTGGTATTGTGTTATCCATCGGCCTGCTGGTGGATGATGCCATCGTGGTGGTGGAAAACGTTGAGCGGGTAATGGAAGAAGAAAAACTGTCTCCGAAGGAGGCAACGATAAAATCCATGAAAGAAATCACCAGTGCTCTCATTGGTATTGCGGTTGTGTTGTCTGCGGTGTTTTTGCCGATGGCTTTCTTTAGTGGTTCTACTGGGGTTATTTATCGTCAATTTTCGATCACGATTGTCGCGTCCATGACCTTGTCTGTGATTGTCGCACTGACATTGACACCAGCACTTTGTGCGACCTTGCTAAAGCCGAATCATGGGGCCAGCAATAAAAGTTTAGGTGGTTGGTTTAATCGTAACTTTGATCGTGCAACGAATAAGTATTTTGGTGGTGTGAGTAAAATCATTAAGCAGCCCGTGCGTTGGATGCTTGGTTACGGCATCATTGTGGCCGGTTTGAGTGGTTTAATGATGACGTTACCATCCGGCTTCTTGCCAACTGAAGATCAGGGCCGAGTCATGGTTATGGTGTCGTTACCTGAAGGTGCAGGCATGTCCCGTACTGATAAGGTAATGCGTCAAGTTGAAGAGCATTTTTTAGAGACAGAAAAGAGTAACGTTGATGCTATTTTTACCATTTCTGGTTTCAACTTTATGGGCAGTGGTCAGAACGCCGGTATGGCATTTATTGCACTAAAAGATTGGAGTCAGCGTGTTGGCCCTGCAAACAGTGCGAGCGCGATTGTTGGCCGTTCATACGGTGCTTTTGCGGGATTGCGTGACGCCAGAATATTCTCTTTAATACCGCCTTCTATTCAAGGCTTGGGTCAAAGTAGTGGCTTTACTTTCCAGCTGCAAGCGTCCGGAAACACCGACCGTGCAACCTTACTCACCATGCGAGATGCATTGTTACAAAATGCGAATGCAAGCAAACTTTTGACAGGGGTTCGTCTGGGTTCAGATTCTGAAGCGCCGCAGTTACATATCGATATTGACCAAGAAAAAGCCTCAGCGTTAGGTCTTTCCATGTCTGATATTAGTGCGACCTTAAGCAGTGCTTGGGCGGGTAGATACGTTAATGACTTCATTGACCGTGGCCGAGTTAAAACGGTTTACATGCAAGGTGAGGCGGAATATCGCTCTTCTCCTGAAGATTTGCAGCATTGGTATGTTCGCGGCAATGACAATACGATGACGCCGTTCTCTGCTTTTGCTAAAAGCGAATGGACTTACGGCCCCAAAAGTTTGAGCCGCTTTAATGGTTTGGCGTCTTATGAAATCCAAGGTGCTGGTGCAGCTGGTGTGAGTTCTGGTGCAGCCATGGATGAGCTACAGCGTGTTTCAGATTCTATGTCTGGTGGCGTGATGGGGTCTTGGAGTGGTTTGTCTTACCAAGAGCGTTTATCCGATGGTCAAACACAAACCTTGTATGCGATTTCAATTTTAGTCGTGTTTTTGTGCCTTGCTGCATTGTACGAAAGTTGGACCGTGCCTTTGTCTGTTATCTTGGTTATCCCTTTGGGAGTGATTGGTGCAGCGGCAGCGGCACATATTCGTGGTCTAGAAAACGATGTTTACTTTCAAGTTGCTTTGCTGACAACCATAGGTTTGTCTTCCAAAAACGCGATCTTAATTGTCGAGTTTGCGGAGGCGGCTTATCGTAGAGGGGCTAATGTATGGGATGCGGCTGCTCAAGCGGCGCGTTTGCGGCTTCGCCCTATTATTATGACGTCCATGGCCTTCATTGTGGGAACTTTGCCACTGGCTCTATCGTCTGGCGCCGGTGCAAACAGCCGAATCTCTATTGGCTCAGGCATTGTGGGTGGCACCCTGACAGCAACCATATTGGCGATTTTCTTCGTACCGTTATTCTTTGTGATAGTGCGTCGTATATTTCCTAAACGACCTGAAGATTTGTCAACGAAAGAAAACGTAGAGTAA
- a CDS encoding peptidoglycan DD-metalloendopeptidase family protein — MIKLLPTKHLLLISAVSVFLAVVLLALPDEETINNSLISLEANFEVIDQSKLMLNDLQKLTPSTNTAASTSFFTNNINPTYDISTPDALAKKNSPPTFREQTAEIKPGDSLSKVLSNKGISAQDIYKVSLADKKQKTLLQMRPGQKLNFTTNEASGELTRLTLILNRLDSVTFERNDNEFSRTDTSRTPEIVQTYKEAEINNSLFVDGLRSGIEQSLLIELANIFGWDIDFALDIRKGDSLSMLYEEKFLDGEKIGHGNIIAAQFINNGRTYQAIRYKTGKGANYYTPDGMAMRKAFIRTPVDFTRISSKFNPNRLHPIFKTSRPHRGVDYAAASGTPVKAAGDGKISFAGKQNGYGNVVIIDHGRGYQTLYAHLRGFARGTKRGVKVQQGRIVAYVGQTGWATGPHLHYEFRINGTHKNPVTVRLPNDDPMPKDDLKKYLPYAKQVTSTLANSHSPSFAQKLASLKN, encoded by the coding sequence TTGATCAAACTATTACCAACAAAGCATTTACTGCTAATTTCAGCTGTAAGTGTGTTCCTCGCCGTAGTGCTTTTAGCCCTGCCAGACGAGGAAACAATCAACAATAGCCTCATATCCCTCGAAGCAAACTTTGAGGTAATAGACCAGTCTAAGCTGATGCTTAATGACTTGCAGAAGCTCACACCTTCAACTAACACGGCGGCATCAACTTCATTTTTCACCAACAACATAAATCCTACTTACGATATCTCAACACCGGACGCCTTAGCAAAAAAGAACAGCCCACCGACATTTAGGGAACAAACAGCCGAGATTAAGCCAGGCGACTCACTCTCCAAGGTGCTATCTAATAAAGGCATATCAGCACAAGATATATACAAAGTATCTCTGGCCGATAAAAAACAAAAAACATTATTACAAATGAGACCAGGGCAAAAGCTAAACTTCACCACCAATGAAGCTTCTGGTGAGCTCACCCGACTGACACTTATTTTAAACCGCTTAGATAGCGTCACCTTTGAACGTAACGACAATGAATTCAGCAGAACGGATACATCTAGAACACCAGAAATTGTTCAAACCTATAAAGAAGCTGAAATAAATAACTCGCTGTTTGTTGACGGATTAAGATCAGGTATTGAGCAATCGCTCTTAATCGAACTTGCCAATATTTTCGGCTGGGATATTGACTTCGCTTTGGACATACGTAAAGGCGACAGTCTAAGTATGCTATACGAGGAAAAATTCCTTGATGGCGAAAAGATTGGACACGGCAATATTATCGCCGCCCAATTCATTAATAATGGCCGAACTTATCAAGCCATTAGGTATAAAACAGGAAAAGGTGCCAATTACTACACCCCTGACGGTATGGCTATGCGCAAGGCCTTCATCCGGACACCTGTAGATTTCACTAGAATTTCATCTAAATTCAACCCCAACAGATTACATCCAATTTTCAAAACCAGTAGACCTCACCGAGGCGTGGATTACGCGGCGGCCAGCGGAACACCAGTCAAGGCAGCTGGCGATGGGAAAATTTCCTTCGCTGGAAAACAAAATGGTTATGGCAATGTTGTTATTATCGATCACGGACGGGGCTACCAAACACTGTACGCCCACTTAAGAGGTTTTGCTAGAGGCACCAAACGTGGCGTAAAGGTACAGCAAGGCAGAATAGTTGCCTATGTGGGGCAAACTGGCTGGGCAACAGGTCCTCACCTGCATTATGAATTCAGAATAAATGGCACGCATAAAAATCCAGTAACTGTCAGACTACCGAATGACGATCCTATGCCTAAAGACGATTTGAAAAAATATCTTCCTTATGCAAAACAAGTAACCTCCACATTAGCTAACTCCCACTCACCTTCCTTTGCACAGAAGCTTGCTTCTCTTAAAAACTAA